The Thamnophis elegans isolate rThaEle1 chromosome Z, rThaEle1.pri, whole genome shotgun sequence genome contains a region encoding:
- the B4GALNT2 gene encoding beta-1,4 N-acetylgalactosaminyltransferase 2: MWLGPKNHCECSQTDKMEVFQMENYIDKDKIESVRQRREKEFKHHQSRHPSKKKDILIAPPNIPLSYPIQGAEVMPLHTIVLPGLGFHGTSRENLKVVLQASFGNLNTLADVPEEVVQGRGTKLLTITTSYVKLLNHILEHVTYTSTKYLLDAVDMMNFTEGTYLVKFPVTIRQLHLPKLFDPGPDNSLRNMVTITIKSFLRYHKLRILLKSIKQYYPDITIIVADDSEHPEKIEEANVQHFIMPFGKGWFAGRNLAISQVTTKYYLWLDDDYIFTEKTKIEKLVDVLENSNLDVVGGSVEGNEYKFKMFYEEGEDSSCLHIRSGFYHRLEGFPNCVVTSCVVNFFLAHTEESRHVGFDPKLQKVAHLEYFVDGLGILRVGSCNDVIIGHQPRHRPTNTQEANSEKLYAKFRNAFASEINFKMPLHYFKNRMKCYTKK, translated from the exons GTTAGGTCCAAAGAATCACTGTGAGTGTTCCCAAACTGATAAAATGGAGGTCTTTCAAATGGAAAACTATATAGATAAAGATAAAATTGAATCGGTAAGGCAAAGACGTGAGAAGGAATTCAAACATCATCAGAGCAG GCATCCATCCAAGAAAAAAGATATCCTTATTGCTCCACCAAATATTCCATTGAGTTATCCCATTCAAGGGGCTGAGGTGATGCCCTTGCACACCATTGTTCTTCCAG ggcTAGGTTTCCATGGAACAAGTAGAGAAAATCTAAAG gtagttctaCAAGCATCCTTTGGTAATCTGAATACCCTTGCTGATGTTCCTGAAGAAGTGGTCCAAGGACGTGGGACAAAATTACTAACCATTACTACTTCCTATGTGAAGCTTTTGAATCACATCCTCGAACATGTTACATATACTAGTACAAAATATCTACTAGATGCAGTGGATATGA TGAATTTTACAGAAGGAACTTACCTTGTTAAATTTCCTGTTACCATTCGACAACTGCACCTTCCTAAGCTATTTGACCCAGGGCCAG ATAACAGCCTTAGAAACATGGTAACCATcacaataaaatcatttttacGCTACCACAAGCTGCGGATCCTCCTGAAAAGCATAAAACAATACTATCCGGATATAACAATAATTGTGGCAGATGACAGTGAACACCCAGAGAAGATTGAAGAAGCAAATGTTCAGCATTTCATTATGCCTTTTGGAAAG GGCTGGTTTGCAGGGAGGAACCTTGCAATCTCACAGGTCACAACCAAATATTATCTTTGGTTAGATGACGACTACATCTTCACTGAAAAAACGAAGATTGAGAAACTTGTGGATGTATTGGAGAACAGCAACTTGGATGTG gTTGGAGGCAGTGTAGAAGGAAATGAATATAAATTTAAGATGTTCTATGAGGAAGGAGAAGATAGCAGCTGTTTGCACATCAGAAGTGGCTTCTACCATCGCTTGGAAGGCTTTCCCAACTGTGTAGTGACTAGTTGTGTTGTCAATTTCTTCCTGGCTCATACAGAGgaaagcaggcatgttggattTGATCCTAAGCTACAGAAGGTGGCTCATTTAG AATATTTCGTGGATGGGCTTGGAATCTTGAGGGTTGGCTCCTGCAATGATGTTATCATTGGTCACCAGCCACGCCACAGGCCCACCAACACACAAGAAGCCAATTCTGAAAAGTTGTATGCTAAATTTCGGAATGCCTTTGCTAGTGAAATTAACTTTAAAATGCCCTTACATTACTTTAAAAACAGAATGAAATGCTATACAAAGAAGTGA